Proteins co-encoded in one Carassius carassius chromosome 35, fCarCar2.1, whole genome shotgun sequence genomic window:
- the LOC132115952 gene encoding GTPase IMAP family member 4 translates to MSSNRPSNTNAEEQLDPEEEKRLAAAAREANRLPDLRLIMLGWRWPGKSLTGNTILGREEFRLERAAEFCVKRETEVDKRKVTVVDTPGWFSAQNTPTDYQQEMVRSVSMCQPGPHAFLLVIPVGMFTETDRARIEENLALFGEDVWKHTMVVFTWAEVLKDRSIERHIRREGRDLNWLVDKCKKRYHVINNYIFGEHPQLPQLMEKVEKIVAEEGGYFTLKTDEIKTQSQTPSVNLKTSSLKENRELGARPKQNGSCNSLRAMDMEPPQSLVEGVSD, encoded by the exons ATGAGCTCAAACAGACCATCAAATACAAACG CTGAAGAGCAACTTGATCCTGAGGAAGAGAAACGGTTGGCTGCAGCTGCACGGGAAGCTAACCGTCTCCCAGATCTTCGGCTGATCATGCTGGGTTGGCGATGGCCAGGTAAAAGCCTGACCGGCAACACCATTCTGGGCCGCGAAGAGTTCCGTCTAGAACGTGCCGCTGAATTCTGTGTGAAGCGTGAAACTGAGGTGGATAAGCGTAAAGTAACAGTAGTAGACACTCCTGGCTGGTTCTCAGCCCAGAACACACCGACAGACTACCAGCAGGAGATGGTCCGAAGCGTTTCTATGTGCCAACCTGGACCCCATGCGTTTCTGCTGGTCATACCTGTCGGCATGTTCACAGAAACAGACCGGGCTCGTATAGAGGAGAACTTGGCCCTTTTTGGGGAGGATGTGTGGAAGCACACCATGGTGGTGTTCACCTGGGCAGAGGTTTTAAAGGACAGGTCCATAGAAAGACACATACGAAGAGAAGGTCGTGACCTTAATTGGTTGGTGGACAAGTGTAAGAAGAGGTACCACGTCATCAACAACTATATTTTTGGCGAGCACCCACAGCTGCCTCAGCTGATGGAGAAGGTTGAGAAGATTGTAGCTGAAGAAGGTGGTTACTTTACCCTTAAGACAGATGaaatcaaaacacaaagtcaAACTCCGAGTGTGAATCTGAAAACCAGTTCATTGAAAGAGAACAGGGAGCTTGGCGCTAGACCCAAACAGAATGGCTCCTGCAACTCACTGCGGGCCATGGATATGGAGCCTCCACAGA GTTTGGTTGAAGGAGTGAGTGACTAA
- the chmp4c gene encoding charged multivesicular body protein 4c, producing MSKISKLFKVSSSSSSSSRPSSGSSSGSSTRSKHRSRSSPSPQEAINRLRETEAMLTKKQEYLESRIEQELTIAKKNGSKNKRAALQALKRKKRFEQQLTQIDGTLSTIEFQREALENATTNTEVLKNMGYAAKAIKGVHQNIDLDKIDSLMQDITEQQEVAQEISDAISKPFGDQFDEDELLAELAELEQEELEESMKNMGRLPSVPTSKLPSARPSHRATSKKRVEDEHDMKRLAAWAS from the exons atgagTAAAATTTCAAAATTGTTTAAAGTTAGCTCATCAAGCTCATCCAGCTCCAGGCCTAGTTCTGGTTCTAGTTCTGGATCCAGTACTAGATCTAAACATCGGTCCAGGTCTAGTCCATCACCTCAAGAAGCCATCAACAGACTGAGAGAGACAGAGGCCATGCTAACCAAAAAACAGGAATACCTGGAGAGCAGAATCGAGCAGGAGCTCACGATTGCCAAGAAGAATGGCTCCAAAAACAAGAGAG CTGCACTTCAGGCTCTTAAGAGGAAGAAACGTTTTGAACAGCAGCTGACGCAGATTGACGGGACCCTGTCCACTATTGAATTCCAGCGAGAGGCGCTTGAGAATGCCACCACAAACACAGAGGTTCTGAAGAACATGGGTTACGCAGCTAAAGCCATCAAAGGGGTTCACCAGAACAT AGATCTGGATAAGATTGACTCCCTTATGCAGGACATTACAGAGCAACAGGAAGTCGCTCAAGAGATCAGTGATGCCATCTCAAAACCTTTTGGGGATCAGTTTGATGAG gatgaattgTTGGCAGAGCTGGCAGAGTTAGAACAGGAAGAACTAGAAGAAAGTATGAAAAATATGGGCAGGTTACCAAGTGTACCAACCAGCAAACTACCCAGCGCAAGGCCAAGCCACCGTGCAA CCTCAAAGAAGAGAGTAGAGGATGAACATGACATGAAGAGGTTGGCTGCCTGGGCTTCATAA
- the prlh2 gene encoding prolactin releasing hormone 2, with translation MLPTAITQPVTKCLIGSRLGTIAFLLLLILSATESNAHGTTVEHDLHIVHNVDNRSPEIDPFWYVGRGVRPIGRFGKRQSGGGLQPVVKSLEILLNTLRNKESLRSALAQEESDWLQ, from the exons ATGCTGCCCACCGCCATCACTCAGCCGGTGACTAAGTGCCTGATTGGCTCGCGCTTGGGAACGATCGCGTTCCTGCTGCTGCTAATTCTGTCCGCCACTGAGTCTAATGCACACGGTACCACAGTCGAGCACGACCTTCATATCGTCCACAACGTCGATAACAGAA GTCCAGAGATTGACCCGTTCTGGTATGTGGGGCGCGGTGTGAGACCTATCGGGCGGTTTGGGAAGAGACAGAGTGGAGGTGGTCTGCAGCCAGTGGTCAAATCTCTGGAGATCCTGTTGAACACTCTCAGGAATAAGGAGAGCTTGAGGAGTGCGCTGGCACAGGAGGAGTCAGACTGGTTACAGTGA
- the zfand1 gene encoding AN1-type zinc finger protein 1: MAALDIGKHCEIESCKQKDFLPFVCSSCSGVFCLEHRGRDSHSCPEVLVKKEIGSGGSKSYPCSFEDCKGKELLPVICPHCEKHFCLIHRHQDDHKCEKLETPKPRMAATQELVQKIVESKKNAPPSKGRKGAKNPATAAKVALMKLKMHASGDKGLPQTERTYFQVFLPKEAKDPSLPMFFCSKWSVGKVVDFAASQASLKNNNNVLTAKKLRLCHPETGEAFKMDTSLQSLLSNTDCPLHNGGNVILEYLDNESSGLDDVTAYISSS; this comes from the exons ATGGCTGCACTAGATATTGGGAAACATTGTGAAATTGAATCTTGCAAACAAAAAG ACTTTCTACCATTCGTATGCAGCAGCTGTTCTGGAGTGTTTTG TTTGGAACACAGAGGCCGGGACTCCCACTCTTGTCCAGAG GTACTGGTGAAGAAAGAGATTGGGTCTGGGGGAAGCAAATCATATCCATGTAGCTTTGAGGATTGCAAAGGGAAAGAGCTGCTGCCTGTCATCTGCCCACACTGTGAAAAACACTTCTGTCTCAT ACATCGGCATCAGGATGACCATAAGTGTGAGAAACTGGAGACTCCTAAGCCTCGCATGGCTGCAACACAGGAGCTGGTGCAGAAGATAGTCG AGTCAAAGAAGAATGCACCACCAAGTAAAGGCAGAAAAGGAGCAAAAAATCCTGCAACCGCTGCAAAAGTTGCTCTGATGAAGCTTAAAATGCATGCATCAGGAGATAAAGGCCTGCCACAG ACAGAACGGACGTATTTCCAGGTGTTTCTGCCAAAAGAAGCTAAAGACCCTAGTTTGCCCATGTTCTTCTGCTCTAAGTGGAGTGTTGGCAAAGTAGTGGATTTTGCAGCATCTCAGGCCAgtctgaaaaacaacaacaacgtgcTCACAGCCAAG AAACTCCGTTTGTGTCACCCTGAGACGGGTGAAGCCTTTAAGATGGACACTAGCCTCCAGTCACTGCTCTCCAATACAGACTGTCCTCTGCACAACGGAGGCAACGTCATTCTGGAGTATCTGGATAACGAGAGCTCTGGTCTGGATGATGTGACAGCCTATATATCTTCCTCCTGA